A portion of the Chiroxiphia lanceolata isolate bChiLan1 chromosome 10, bChiLan1.pri, whole genome shotgun sequence genome contains these proteins:
- the LOC116791505 gene encoding cytochrome P450 2J6-like isoform X3, translated as MISVILISLGLFLLSAQFLKLQWKSRGFPPGPTPFPIIGNMWWIKFRADHGSLRKMAKTYGNICTLWLGHRPVAVLYGFQAVKDGLTTNSEDVSGRLQTYVFNKLANGKGILVSNGLIWKQQRHFGIGALRKLGMGNKGMERGIQTEAHYLVEFFRDKDGKAVDPSFPIVHAVSNVICAVVFGHRFSLEDETFRQLIEAYNAIVAFGNSRVYFISEIFTWAAERLSGSLQKAIFSRDFVCSFVRQEIKSHREKGRIGEPEDFIDFYLDQIEKTKNIPNSTFDEDNMVQSVFDLFFGGTETTATTLRWALLYMLAYPDIQEKVQKELDAVLSPSHLICYEDRKKLPYTNAVVHEILRFSSIVLITIPREVVKDTTVLGYRLPKGTLIMANIDSALFDPDYWETPHQFNPGHFLDKDGNFVTREAFLAFSAGHRVCLGEVLAKMELFIIFCRLLQTFKFTAPEGVKEVNTDFIFGSTMKPHPYKLCAVPR; from the exons AAGTGTAATTCTCATATCCctgggtttgtttcttcttaGTGCACAGTTCTTGAAGTTGCAATGGAAGAGTCGTGGTTTTCCTCCTGGACCAACCCCATTTCCCATCATTGGAAACATGTGGTGGATAAAGTTTAGAGCTGATCATGGGAGCCTGAGAAAG ATGGCAAAAACCTATGGTAACATCTGCACCTTGTGGTTGGGTCACAGACCTGTGGCGGTGCTCTATGGGTTCCAAGCTGTGAAGGATGGTCTCACCACCAACTCAGAGGATGTTTCTGGGCGACTACAGACCTATGTCTTCAACAAGTTGGCAAATGGAAAGG GTATCTTGGTCTCAAACGGTCTCATCTGGAAACAACAGAGACACTTTGGAATCGGAGCTCTCCGAAAACTGGGAATGGGGAATAAAGGAATGGAGCGCGGGATACAAACTGAGGCCCATTACCTGGTTGAGTTCTTCAGAGACAAAGATG gaaaagctgttgACCCTTCCTTCCCCATTGTCCATGCTGTCTCTAATGTGATCTGTGCTGTGGTTTTTGGACATCGCTTCTCCCTAGAAGATGAAACCTTCCGTCAGCTGATTGAAGCATACAATGCTATAGTGGCTTTTGGGAACAGCCGCGTTTATTTT ATCAGTGAAATTTTCACCTGGGCTGCAGAGCGTCTCTCAGGATCTCTACAGAAAGCAATATTTTCACgggattttgtttgttcctttgtAAGGCAGGAAATCAAAAGCCACAGGGAAAAAGGCAGAATAGGTGAACCAGAAGATTTCATTGACTTTTACCTGGATCAGATAGAGAAA ACTAAAAATATCCCCAATTCTACATTTGATGAAGACAACATGGTGCAGTCTGTTTTTGACCTCTTCTTTGGTGGCACAGAGACCACAGCCACCACTCTGCGTTGGGCTCTGCTCTATATGTTGGCTTATCCTGACATCCAAG aaaaagttcAGAAGGAGTTGGATGCTGTTCTGAGTCCCTCCCATCTCATCTGCTATGAGGATCGGAAGAAGCTGCCGTATACAAATGCTGTGGTTCATGAGATCTTACGCTTCAGTAGCATTGTTTTAATCACGATTCCTAGAGAAGTAGTGAAGGATACAACTGTTTTGGGGTATCGGCTTCCAAAG GGCACTCTAATTATGGCAAACATAGACTCTGCTCTTTTTGACCCTGACTACTGGGAGACTCCTCACCAGTTCAACCCTGGTCATTTCTTGGACAAGGATGGAAATTTTGTGACCCGAGAGGCCTTCTTAGCCTTCTCAGCAG GCCACCGTGTTTGTCTGGGAGAGGTGCTGGCCAAGATGGAGCTTTTCATCATCTTCTGCAGGCTGTTGCAGACATTCAAGTTCACTGCACCAGAAGGAGTTAAGGAAGTCAACACAGACTTTATCTTTGGGAGCACCATGAAACCCCATCCATACAAGCTCTGTGCAGTTCCGCGCTAG
- the LOC116791505 gene encoding cytochrome P450 2J6-like isoform X1: MSVWPLVRKIPGEHRNIHFIAGKGNPFTAGGKIRFSAQFLKLQWKSRGFPPGPTPFPIIGNMWWIKFRADHGSLRKMAKTYGNICTLWLGHRPVAVLYGFQAVKDGLTTNSEDVSGRLQTYVFNKLANGKGILVSNGLIWKQQRHFGIGALRKLGMGNKGMERGIQTEAHYLVEFFRDKDGKAVDPSFPIVHAVSNVICAVVFGHRFSLEDETFRQLIEAYNAIVAFGNSRVYFISEIFTWAAERLSGSLQKAIFSRDFVCSFVRQEIKSHREKGRIGEPEDFIDFYLDQIEKTKNIPNSTFDEDNMVQSVFDLFFGGTETTATTLRWALLYMLAYPDIQEKVQKELDAVLSPSHLICYEDRKKLPYTNAVVHEILRFSSIVLITIPREVVKDTTVLGYRLPKGTLIMANIDSALFDPDYWETPHQFNPGHFLDKDGNFVTREAFLAFSAGHRVCLGEVLAKMELFIIFCRLLQTFKFTAPEGVKEVNTDFIFGSTMKPHPYKLCAVPR; this comes from the exons TGCACAGTTCTTGAAGTTGCAATGGAAGAGTCGTGGTTTTCCTCCTGGACCAACCCCATTTCCCATCATTGGAAACATGTGGTGGATAAAGTTTAGAGCTGATCATGGGAGCCTGAGAAAG ATGGCAAAAACCTATGGTAACATCTGCACCTTGTGGTTGGGTCACAGACCTGTGGCGGTGCTCTATGGGTTCCAAGCTGTGAAGGATGGTCTCACCACCAACTCAGAGGATGTTTCTGGGCGACTACAGACCTATGTCTTCAACAAGTTGGCAAATGGAAAGG GTATCTTGGTCTCAAACGGTCTCATCTGGAAACAACAGAGACACTTTGGAATCGGAGCTCTCCGAAAACTGGGAATGGGGAATAAAGGAATGGAGCGCGGGATACAAACTGAGGCCCATTACCTGGTTGAGTTCTTCAGAGACAAAGATG gaaaagctgttgACCCTTCCTTCCCCATTGTCCATGCTGTCTCTAATGTGATCTGTGCTGTGGTTTTTGGACATCGCTTCTCCCTAGAAGATGAAACCTTCCGTCAGCTGATTGAAGCATACAATGCTATAGTGGCTTTTGGGAACAGCCGCGTTTATTTT ATCAGTGAAATTTTCACCTGGGCTGCAGAGCGTCTCTCAGGATCTCTACAGAAAGCAATATTTTCACgggattttgtttgttcctttgtAAGGCAGGAAATCAAAAGCCACAGGGAAAAAGGCAGAATAGGTGAACCAGAAGATTTCATTGACTTTTACCTGGATCAGATAGAGAAA ACTAAAAATATCCCCAATTCTACATTTGATGAAGACAACATGGTGCAGTCTGTTTTTGACCTCTTCTTTGGTGGCACAGAGACCACAGCCACCACTCTGCGTTGGGCTCTGCTCTATATGTTGGCTTATCCTGACATCCAAG aaaaagttcAGAAGGAGTTGGATGCTGTTCTGAGTCCCTCCCATCTCATCTGCTATGAGGATCGGAAGAAGCTGCCGTATACAAATGCTGTGGTTCATGAGATCTTACGCTTCAGTAGCATTGTTTTAATCACGATTCCTAGAGAAGTAGTGAAGGATACAACTGTTTTGGGGTATCGGCTTCCAAAG GGCACTCTAATTATGGCAAACATAGACTCTGCTCTTTTTGACCCTGACTACTGGGAGACTCCTCACCAGTTCAACCCTGGTCATTTCTTGGACAAGGATGGAAATTTTGTGACCCGAGAGGCCTTCTTAGCCTTCTCAGCAG GCCACCGTGTTTGTCTGGGAGAGGTGCTGGCCAAGATGGAGCTTTTCATCATCTTCTGCAGGCTGTTGCAGACATTCAAGTTCACTGCACCAGAAGGAGTTAAGGAAGTCAACACAGACTTTATCTTTGGGAGCACCATGAAACCCCATCCATACAAGCTCTGTGCAGTTCCGCGCTAG
- the LOC116791505 gene encoding cytochrome P450 2J6-like isoform X4, whose protein sequence is MSVWPLVRKIPGEHRNIHFIAGKGNPFTAGGKIRFSAQFLKLQWKSRGFPPGPTPFPIIGNMWWIKFRADHGSLRKMAKTYGNICTLWLGHRPVAVLYGFQAVKDGLTTNSEDVSGRLQTYVFNKLANGKGILVSNGLIWKQQRHFGIGALRKLGMGNKGMERGIQTEAHYLVEFFRDKDGKAVDPSFPIVHAVSNVICAVVFGHRFSLEDETFRQLIEAYNAIVAFGNSRVYFISEIFTWAAERLSGSLQKAIFSRDFVCSFVRQEIKSHREKGRIGEPEDFIDFYLDQIEKTKNIPNSTFDEDNMVQSVFDLFFGGTETTATTLRWALLYMLAYPDIQEKVQKELDAVLSPSHLICYEDRKKLPYTNAVVHEILRFSSIVLITIPREVVKDTTVLGYRLPKGTLIMANIDSALFDPDYWETPHQFNPGHFLDKDGNFVTREAFLAFSAGRYQQSKIKWVYPLSTEQLSRDNVAV, encoded by the exons TGCACAGTTCTTGAAGTTGCAATGGAAGAGTCGTGGTTTTCCTCCTGGACCAACCCCATTTCCCATCATTGGAAACATGTGGTGGATAAAGTTTAGAGCTGATCATGGGAGCCTGAGAAAG ATGGCAAAAACCTATGGTAACATCTGCACCTTGTGGTTGGGTCACAGACCTGTGGCGGTGCTCTATGGGTTCCAAGCTGTGAAGGATGGTCTCACCACCAACTCAGAGGATGTTTCTGGGCGACTACAGACCTATGTCTTCAACAAGTTGGCAAATGGAAAGG GTATCTTGGTCTCAAACGGTCTCATCTGGAAACAACAGAGACACTTTGGAATCGGAGCTCTCCGAAAACTGGGAATGGGGAATAAAGGAATGGAGCGCGGGATACAAACTGAGGCCCATTACCTGGTTGAGTTCTTCAGAGACAAAGATG gaaaagctgttgACCCTTCCTTCCCCATTGTCCATGCTGTCTCTAATGTGATCTGTGCTGTGGTTTTTGGACATCGCTTCTCCCTAGAAGATGAAACCTTCCGTCAGCTGATTGAAGCATACAATGCTATAGTGGCTTTTGGGAACAGCCGCGTTTATTTT ATCAGTGAAATTTTCACCTGGGCTGCAGAGCGTCTCTCAGGATCTCTACAGAAAGCAATATTTTCACgggattttgtttgttcctttgtAAGGCAGGAAATCAAAAGCCACAGGGAAAAAGGCAGAATAGGTGAACCAGAAGATTTCATTGACTTTTACCTGGATCAGATAGAGAAA ACTAAAAATATCCCCAATTCTACATTTGATGAAGACAACATGGTGCAGTCTGTTTTTGACCTCTTCTTTGGTGGCACAGAGACCACAGCCACCACTCTGCGTTGGGCTCTGCTCTATATGTTGGCTTATCCTGACATCCAAG aaaaagttcAGAAGGAGTTGGATGCTGTTCTGAGTCCCTCCCATCTCATCTGCTATGAGGATCGGAAGAAGCTGCCGTATACAAATGCTGTGGTTCATGAGATCTTACGCTTCAGTAGCATTGTTTTAATCACGATTCCTAGAGAAGTAGTGAAGGATACAACTGTTTTGGGGTATCGGCTTCCAAAG GGCACTCTAATTATGGCAAACATAGACTCTGCTCTTTTTGACCCTGACTACTGGGAGACTCCTCACCAGTTCAACCCTGGTCATTTCTTGGACAAGGATGGAAATTTTGTGACCCGAGAGGCCTTCTTAGCCTTCTCAGCAG ggAGGTACCAGCAAAGCAAGATAAAGTGGGTCTATCCTCTGTCTACAGAGCAGCTGTCCAGAGACAACGTTGCCGTGTAA
- the LOC116791505 gene encoding cytochrome P450 2J6-like isoform X2 — translation MSNLHGEVLLTSNEDIGRRKTDFPQNNLLAKSAQFLKLQWKSRGFPPGPTPFPIIGNMWWIKFRADHGSLRKMAKTYGNICTLWLGHRPVAVLYGFQAVKDGLTTNSEDVSGRLQTYVFNKLANGKGILVSNGLIWKQQRHFGIGALRKLGMGNKGMERGIQTEAHYLVEFFRDKDGKAVDPSFPIVHAVSNVICAVVFGHRFSLEDETFRQLIEAYNAIVAFGNSRVYFISEIFTWAAERLSGSLQKAIFSRDFVCSFVRQEIKSHREKGRIGEPEDFIDFYLDQIEKTKNIPNSTFDEDNMVQSVFDLFFGGTETTATTLRWALLYMLAYPDIQEKVQKELDAVLSPSHLICYEDRKKLPYTNAVVHEILRFSSIVLITIPREVVKDTTVLGYRLPKGTLIMANIDSALFDPDYWETPHQFNPGHFLDKDGNFVTREAFLAFSAGHRVCLGEVLAKMELFIIFCRLLQTFKFTAPEGVKEVNTDFIFGSTMKPHPYKLCAVPR, via the exons TGCACAGTTCTTGAAGTTGCAATGGAAGAGTCGTGGTTTTCCTCCTGGACCAACCCCATTTCCCATCATTGGAAACATGTGGTGGATAAAGTTTAGAGCTGATCATGGGAGCCTGAGAAAG ATGGCAAAAACCTATGGTAACATCTGCACCTTGTGGTTGGGTCACAGACCTGTGGCGGTGCTCTATGGGTTCCAAGCTGTGAAGGATGGTCTCACCACCAACTCAGAGGATGTTTCTGGGCGACTACAGACCTATGTCTTCAACAAGTTGGCAAATGGAAAGG GTATCTTGGTCTCAAACGGTCTCATCTGGAAACAACAGAGACACTTTGGAATCGGAGCTCTCCGAAAACTGGGAATGGGGAATAAAGGAATGGAGCGCGGGATACAAACTGAGGCCCATTACCTGGTTGAGTTCTTCAGAGACAAAGATG gaaaagctgttgACCCTTCCTTCCCCATTGTCCATGCTGTCTCTAATGTGATCTGTGCTGTGGTTTTTGGACATCGCTTCTCCCTAGAAGATGAAACCTTCCGTCAGCTGATTGAAGCATACAATGCTATAGTGGCTTTTGGGAACAGCCGCGTTTATTTT ATCAGTGAAATTTTCACCTGGGCTGCAGAGCGTCTCTCAGGATCTCTACAGAAAGCAATATTTTCACgggattttgtttgttcctttgtAAGGCAGGAAATCAAAAGCCACAGGGAAAAAGGCAGAATAGGTGAACCAGAAGATTTCATTGACTTTTACCTGGATCAGATAGAGAAA ACTAAAAATATCCCCAATTCTACATTTGATGAAGACAACATGGTGCAGTCTGTTTTTGACCTCTTCTTTGGTGGCACAGAGACCACAGCCACCACTCTGCGTTGGGCTCTGCTCTATATGTTGGCTTATCCTGACATCCAAG aaaaagttcAGAAGGAGTTGGATGCTGTTCTGAGTCCCTCCCATCTCATCTGCTATGAGGATCGGAAGAAGCTGCCGTATACAAATGCTGTGGTTCATGAGATCTTACGCTTCAGTAGCATTGTTTTAATCACGATTCCTAGAGAAGTAGTGAAGGATACAACTGTTTTGGGGTATCGGCTTCCAAAG GGCACTCTAATTATGGCAAACATAGACTCTGCTCTTTTTGACCCTGACTACTGGGAGACTCCTCACCAGTTCAACCCTGGTCATTTCTTGGACAAGGATGGAAATTTTGTGACCCGAGAGGCCTTCTTAGCCTTCTCAGCAG GCCACCGTGTTTGTCTGGGAGAGGTGCTGGCCAAGATGGAGCTTTTCATCATCTTCTGCAGGCTGTTGCAGACATTCAAGTTCACTGCACCAGAAGGAGTTAAGGAAGTCAACACAGACTTTATCTTTGGGAGCACCATGAAACCCCATCCATACAAGCTCTGTGCAGTTCCGCGCTAG
- the LOC116791505 gene encoding cytochrome P450 2J6-like isoform X5, producing MWWIKFRADHGSLRKMAKTYGNICTLWLGHRPVAVLYGFQAVKDGLTTNSEDVSGRLQTYVFNKLANGKGILVSNGLIWKQQRHFGIGALRKLGMGNKGMERGIQTEAHYLVEFFRDKDGKAVDPSFPIVHAVSNVICAVVFGHRFSLEDETFRQLIEAYNAIVAFGNSRVYFISEIFTWAAERLSGSLQKAIFSRDFVCSFVRQEIKSHREKGRIGEPEDFIDFYLDQIEKTKNIPNSTFDEDNMVQSVFDLFFGGTETTATTLRWALLYMLAYPDIQEKVQKELDAVLSPSHLICYEDRKKLPYTNAVVHEILRFSSIVLITIPREVVKDTTVLGYRLPKGTLIMANIDSALFDPDYWETPHQFNPGHFLDKDGNFVTREAFLAFSAGHRVCLGEVLAKMELFIIFCRLLQTFKFTAPEGVKEVNTDFIFGSTMKPHPYKLCAVPR from the exons ATGTGGTGGATAAAGTTTAGAGCTGATCATGGGAGCCTGAGAAAG ATGGCAAAAACCTATGGTAACATCTGCACCTTGTGGTTGGGTCACAGACCTGTGGCGGTGCTCTATGGGTTCCAAGCTGTGAAGGATGGTCTCACCACCAACTCAGAGGATGTTTCTGGGCGACTACAGACCTATGTCTTCAACAAGTTGGCAAATGGAAAGG GTATCTTGGTCTCAAACGGTCTCATCTGGAAACAACAGAGACACTTTGGAATCGGAGCTCTCCGAAAACTGGGAATGGGGAATAAAGGAATGGAGCGCGGGATACAAACTGAGGCCCATTACCTGGTTGAGTTCTTCAGAGACAAAGATG gaaaagctgttgACCCTTCCTTCCCCATTGTCCATGCTGTCTCTAATGTGATCTGTGCTGTGGTTTTTGGACATCGCTTCTCCCTAGAAGATGAAACCTTCCGTCAGCTGATTGAAGCATACAATGCTATAGTGGCTTTTGGGAACAGCCGCGTTTATTTT ATCAGTGAAATTTTCACCTGGGCTGCAGAGCGTCTCTCAGGATCTCTACAGAAAGCAATATTTTCACgggattttgtttgttcctttgtAAGGCAGGAAATCAAAAGCCACAGGGAAAAAGGCAGAATAGGTGAACCAGAAGATTTCATTGACTTTTACCTGGATCAGATAGAGAAA ACTAAAAATATCCCCAATTCTACATTTGATGAAGACAACATGGTGCAGTCTGTTTTTGACCTCTTCTTTGGTGGCACAGAGACCACAGCCACCACTCTGCGTTGGGCTCTGCTCTATATGTTGGCTTATCCTGACATCCAAG aaaaagttcAGAAGGAGTTGGATGCTGTTCTGAGTCCCTCCCATCTCATCTGCTATGAGGATCGGAAGAAGCTGCCGTATACAAATGCTGTGGTTCATGAGATCTTACGCTTCAGTAGCATTGTTTTAATCACGATTCCTAGAGAAGTAGTGAAGGATACAACTGTTTTGGGGTATCGGCTTCCAAAG GGCACTCTAATTATGGCAAACATAGACTCTGCTCTTTTTGACCCTGACTACTGGGAGACTCCTCACCAGTTCAACCCTGGTCATTTCTTGGACAAGGATGGAAATTTTGTGACCCGAGAGGCCTTCTTAGCCTTCTCAGCAG GCCACCGTGTTTGTCTGGGAGAGGTGCTGGCCAAGATGGAGCTTTTCATCATCTTCTGCAGGCTGTTGCAGACATTCAAGTTCACTGCACCAGAAGGAGTTAAGGAAGTCAACACAGACTTTATCTTTGGGAGCACCATGAAACCCCATCCATACAAGCTCTGTGCAGTTCCGCGCTAG